atactTGAAGAGAAATACAGCGTGATCCTACATTTGCAGTTTTAATTGAAATTATAAAGTTTCAAATTTCAACAAGGGATTGATGATATGATTTGGAGTTTGTCTTAGTTAAggcactttctgtttgtgttttgtaaaACTGGGCTTTTACACAGGTTTGTCTGATGTAAAGAGTACATACTATATAAAGAGATTTTGATTTCCTCACATATATAATGAAGGTTTGGAGTAATCTAGGATTTGCTTAGTGTCACAACATGAATATATGAAGTAAAAAGATGACATGAAACAGTTGGAAACCTCAACATTTTATGTAAGCAGAAAGTTAATAAATCCCATCAGCATTTGCAACAAAATATTATGATGAAAGAGTTGTGATGTTCCAGGCTTTACTGACAGAAATGGGAAGTAATAAAGTATACATACTTTGTTACTGTGCTTAGGTACATTTTCCAGGTATCTGTACTTTGAGTATTgatttttctgacaacttttcagtttcagttcagtgaAATGGGGTTTTAGTCTGATCCTCTCTCAACCCTTAAAACTTCAAATACATAAATAGTCTGTACAAAAACAACACctgtaaataattaaataaaattctCAAATTAACCATAACAACAAGGATGAAGAAAACACAAGACAGAGTAGGTGAAGGTACTCCCTACATTTAAATTTATGCATATTCTAAAACACACTTTCTATTTTCAAAGTATGTTTGTTACTTATAattctcttttttattttaaatcaatGCACAATGTCCAAAAGCTTAAACTGATTTCAGCATTGCAGGCTATAAAAATAACACATAGAAAAGACAACCTTGGtgtacagagcagtgagtgaatcAATACTTTGACTTTTTAGTATTTTTAACACAAGTATGTTTGTTGCTACTTGAGTAAATAACTGGATGTTTGCTACTTCTGTTTACTGAGAATTAAAATACACGTCATCCAGTGGATTCTCCGAATGCCATTTACAGCTGCCATCAAATCCATGTGTTGGATGAACGGGCAGTGCTGCCTAATAAATCGTATTATAGCTAAGTTCATGATCCTATTAAACACAGTTGGTGACCTGTTGGGATAAAGGGAGGCACTTTGTGTTGAAGTGTTTTTGAATTAATTTTTGTGAACATTCTGAAATAACCAAGAACATATGTTTAGAAATATGTAGTGCAACACTTATTTTCATTCAAGGGTAGGTGGATGAATAAACcttttttcttgtcatttcttTTCTGAGGTTTGTGGATACAAAGTGagaaacacatgttaatgtaCTGTTCACATCTACACACAGTTTATATCCTACAATATGTGAACAGGATTCATTTAGATGCAGACACAGCTGAGTGGAGCTAATATGATGCAGCTATGTGAACATTATTGTAaggtattattatatattacatatttaatttactttaacTTGAAGATCATTGAGAGTTGACCCTCATTTGTATCAACATTGACTGGCAGTGACATAAGTAAAAGATtacaagtaaaaataaatattctcaAATAAGTACACGAAAGGACAAAAATACACGAATCATTTGAAGCCCCTTCAGACAGAAGATGAGTGATATGGAACCATGGGATTAAAGATACTAAATAAGTTCAAAGTGTTCAGTTTTAggctgctttaaaaaaaacataaaaactaacatTTAGACTTGTCATACTTAGTATTGGCGGGCATAACTATTGCCAATTCGATGGAAGCTCTGACGTTAGCTTCTATATTTATCACATGCTGTGTCATCAGTGTAATAATAAACAGTGGTATCACATAACGCATGTTGATTTTCATAGCGTAaagttttgttaatttatttattgtgaatattgcattaaaatgaaacaacaaaagaattatatgaaaagaaagtcaaacatccgaaaaggagtgggatgaaatttcatttataatctcccacccccttatCCCATCCTTCACCTATCCTAAACTCCTATGTCAGGTTCCCTAAGtgactcaaaaatcctcacatatcagactaaactctgacaatgcaaaaaccacaaaattgctgtatatatcaaggatagactgtccattttgcagcagcatttgaCATTAAACCGAAGTAGCCTTGTTTGTCTTTTCATGCATGTATTGTACCTTGTTTGTGTTGTCCTTTCTAATGAACTCTTTGCCTGTAGAgttgaactgaaactgaactgaagtgtGATAAGCTTAACTCAACACACGGTGGCTGATAAGATAATGCACGCCGAAACAAGTAGTGGATTTTTTGTCCAGACAACTGTGTGTAAGGGCAGCCTCAAGAAACATTTCAAATCAACCAATCAGCAGCTTTCCCACTGACAAGACAAAGATGAAACATGTTTTTTCAGCGTGTACAGGTAATTGACAAGGTTTTAAAGGCCTTTGAGACAATTTGGACATTTACGACAAAGTTTGAGAAAGTTTGTTCTTATTCAGATGTTGCAGATAAATATAAAGGCATGCATTTTCATACACAGGTAGGTTTTATGTAGGAATATGATTATTAGGTTAATATACATTTTACATTAAGAGAAACATGGTAAAAAGACTGTATTAGGCTAAACTGGTTTAAAGCTTAGTAATGTCAGAAGTGTGGCCTTTGAGACatcacaaataaaaatgtatggtaAAGTAATGACTTCTGTGGCCACCCTGTGTTTCCATTATCTTTTAAAGGATTTCTAGTTGTTATTCATGGGATTGAACTGGAGTAAATGTTCAGTTTTCCCACCTTCTTGTATGTGGTTTCACCAGTGTGATCAATTCCACGATGACcaattgtttttttcatagcCTGAGAGGAACTGGTGCCAGGTCCCTGTAAGCAGAAAcatgaaaatgaagagaaaaatgagTAGTTACATGACAGCAGCAAGTTTCTGTGGTGGTCATATTACAAAGAGGAAGTAAGAGAGGATGTGTCAGTTAAATATTGGTTAATTCCTAACTGTCAGGGTGAACACGGTGTGATTTTCCTAAATGACACAGAGCAACAATACGCACTTCCTTCAATCTGATATGTTCCCTCTTACCTCTGCAGAAACATTTTTTCGGGTTCCTGTCGAATCTGGAGGAAAAAGGGAGAAAGAAAAAGATTATAGAAGAAATCCTAAAGAAAAAACACTGATACAATTTCACACTGGATGCCTTCAAATCAAACAAACCAGCTACAAACAGGTCATATCATTCCCTAATGTGGAACACAGAAAGTGCGGAGTGCAGCTGAGCTttaacacacatgcagacacacctCGTTCATTACCTCTGAAAGAAGACAGCCTCCTCCAGAACTGACTCTGCAGATCTTTGTGTGGCATGGGAGGAATTAATAGTATGTTGTTATAATTTAAGTGACTTCATACAAGGCCAGTGAAAGTCCCGATCACTGTGAGACCAACGTCACGCTCTTAGAAACTTAATGTCAACATCAAACTTATAAGAACTAATATTTCAgctacaaagaaccataatgGCAGAATTTGATTTCATAGTGGATATCTAACTGGGTTTAGAGTGATttaaaaagtgaaagtaaactcTGCTTCTGCTTCATTAGCATCATATCATAACAGAAAACATGTGATAAAGGATGGGCATTAGGTTTAGTATTCTGGAGTTTGAACTTGGGTTTGGTGAATGTTCATATCAGTCAATATCTATAAATGTCATTATAAATGTGAAGTCGCAAATATTGACAACAGAGAGGTCATTAGTTGTTCTCTAAAATAATTCAATCACCTCACTTTCAGGCATGTATCATATGCTCAAATAGTACAATGTAATATTTCATGGACATAAAATGACCTATATTAGGATGAGATGTTCATCAGATTGCCAGGGttcctgaattttttttacaggcAAAATGTAACAACATCTCACAAGGGTGGACAATATAACTTTCATAATCATCTACAACCTTGAAGTACATGAACGATAAATGTATGAAAACACTTATTTTCATACTTGTTTCAAATACTTTGAAGGACTAATAAGCGAATGATCTATATCTTAAGGgctatacaaatacaaatactcaAGTGTGCAAAAAATTCTGAGTCTTGTGTCATATGAGGACAGCAAAATATCTTCTAGCACGTAAGCCTCCACAAAGTGCTAAACCCCTGAGATgggttttatttttaacatttctccTCAGCGTCTCCCTTGAGAGGAAGTTTGTTATTTTAAATGTGGATTCAGAtcagtaattttatttaaatatttgtgAAGTCAACACAGAAATGACTTTGCTTGCATGTGGTCATTCTGTATACTAGGCTGGATGTTTACGCTTATTTTAAGCCTCGGTCTTTAACTATTTGGAAGTTATTTATACCTCATCTGTGTTCTTCATTGACGTTTCACTTTTGATTGTCAGTTGTTCATGAGGTTGTTCTCAGACCTGCACATATCTCACAGATAACCAACTATGATCTCAAAACAGCTAATTTTACCAAAAGATGAGGAGCTTGCATCCCCAAAAGTTAACTTCCAGgccttttctttattttatttttttttaatttcagttaattgCATGACTTTTCCAGACTTACAAAATGAGAAACCATATATTGCACTGCAGCCATATACATGTGATGTTATTTTCAGTagtaaagaaggaaagaaaggtgAGTCTGCCAATGCTTTATGGTGCAATATTATGATCCACTAATtacaatgaatgaataaaacctTATCTGAAACCATCTTATCTGTTTTTTCTGTGGGGGAAAGTGTAAGGTGTACAAATGAAGTGATACTTACTGCCAGTGTGGCCCTGCAGCCCTGGAGGCTCCTCTGCAGCTGTGGCCATTCAGCCCAGAAACCAAACCCGGACCGGTTTAGTGGAACTCAGACAAGACCTGGACTCGACAACAGATGTTCTGGAACACTGGGCCTCCACTAACTATTGTGGAAAAGTAGATGATTAGGGATTAGGATGACTTCATGGCACAAGTATTGACAACAGCCACGTTGACTTGTTCTAATAATGGAGTCAAAAATCAGTTTAGCCTGGATTGGTCTGTTAATTCTAGTCTTTAACTAAGTCTTCTCTCTATAATAATGTAGGAAATGGCGGTAAAGTTAAGACAGTGTAGATGAGGCAATTTAACAAAAGAAATACCAACAGAGTTGCGACATTTAGCCTGAAACTAAAGCTAGCTGCTATATACGTGTGAACTTTCCCGATTTTAATCAAACTAACTCAAACGAAAACGAAcataaacacacaacagacaggtGACTCACTGAGAAATGCGGAGGAGGATATGTTGTCGATGTTTCCAAACGAGaactacaaacttttcttctCTTCTGAAGTTACTCCTCTTCAACTAATAAACAAGGAAGCAGTGCGGAAGTACAGTTAGCTACTGCGAGCGCGAGCACTACTTccggttttcttcttcttcttcttcttcttcttctttttattacTACAAACACCATAAAAAGATACattcacttgacacatttttaggtCAGAACTATGAAAGAAGAGACAACAACAAAAGACAAActtaaagaaaataacaaatcaaTACTCATGATGTAATTTAGTTGTTTTgattcatttattgtttttgttgtttaaatTTTCAATATTGTTCCAATAAGTTTTGAGATCTGTTATTCTAATTTTTTAGAGGGAgagtattttttttccaaatcattttttgtaagtaatattttgctaaaataatgattagattaattatatatttttttattagccaATAAACTTGGATTGTTAACCATAAGAAGAATTTCAAATttgccttcttcttcttcttcttcttcttcttcttcttcttcttcttcttcttcttcatttttattaatcatcaagtttaatgtacaaaacattAATGGTGTAAATTATTTTACAAATCGGAACAGGAAGAGGTGCAAAGGGCAtggaagagattaaaaaaaatcataacaaatAAAGTTAAACAGAGGCTAAGGCTTTTTTTGTAAGTCATATTTTCCAATCATATTAAAAAGTTtgcaggcatttttctttttaatgacaTTCAGGGCTTTTACAAAATGAAGAAACTCAATacgaaaaatgtaaaatctgggttttgtttttaaatatttgcatttgtgtTTATGGAATTTTGCAAGGATTAGAATGTTATTTATCAGAAAGTCCTTTTCATTATTGTTCGTGATCAGTCTGAATATGATGTCTTCATGAGAGAAAGGTTCCAGGTGAATCTTTGTATGAAGTCAGTCATGTACATCAAACCACTGAGCTTCagaaaatttacagtgaaaaaataaatgatCATAAGTCTCAATACcatcacaaaacacacactggtTAATTTCAAAACCAAACCGCTGATGCAACAGTTCCCCAGATGGATACATGCCATTCAATATTCTAAAGtgaatttcttctttttcttcttcttcttcttcttcttcttcttctgtgcatAAATTCACCATCCCAAACTAGCTACACATTCTGCACCACATAACAATTTGACTAAAAAGATTAGAAAGTGAAAATCAAACACCAGTGCATATATTATAATTGATCATTTACACAAATATCTGACATTGAAGACAACACTTTGGTATTTATATGAGTAAAAGTTTTGAGAATTTATTCTACCGCCACAGGAAAGTCACTAAATAGGAATGAAGAATAACATTAAGCGGTATAAACGATGTCACAGATGTAATTTAATAGTGTGGGTCAGTGTCAGTGATGTGATATTTGTGGTTTGATATGCAGAACACAATGAAGATACTTTAAGagttgaatttttatgttttacatgCAAAGTCTTATCTTTCAAGTGTTGCAGTCAGttattgtttttatgtgtatgtgcttGTAAGGTTTTGGAAGCTTGGGCACTGATTTTAACTGAAAGcattcttttattttgaaggaataCCGGAAGTGACTTGACTCAATCTGTCTATCTACCTACATCAAATGATTTTTACCCTGAGCTGCTTAAAGTAAAACACACTCCAGGCTATAAGTTATTCAAACAGTCTTAATGTGTGTCTCTGAAGTTTTTAATTCTGAGTATTATGTATTTTACCAAATATCAGTAGTTATTGTGTAACAGTTTCACATCTAACTTTGACAATCAACAGTAACTTCTCCTGGTAGAGATGAAAACTCAGATGAATTCCTCTGCAAATGTGAatgaaaatatgaccaaaaaaaacccaaaaaacatggaAGATAATTTTTGCTTTATTCCTTTAACCACATGtaatacagtgaaaaatgcattttatttgagatataataaaaaataaaaaaaaaagcatggaaCTACATTAAAATGATGAAGTTGCATAAGAAAGTCTGATTAATATCATCTCTACAGAGCATGAGCCAAACCAGTAAGTCCTGTTCAGGTCTGGAAACCTGCAGGATAGGAAGCAGTATTTACCTTAATGTTTTTACAAAGCCATCAGTTATTTTTTGGCTTTTGTCTCTTTCAGTCTAGCAGTCTTGGGGGTTGAATGTGAATCCCGGCTGTGGAGGGACTGTGGGTGCAGTGTACCCTGGTGTGGGGCTGTAGTGGGGGTTCGGCAGGTCGCTGTTGAAGCATATCCATTTTTCGTTTCCACTTTTCTGACAACACTCATAAGCGGGACTCATGGTGGAGTATTCTTCCTGGCAGAACTGGGACAAGGCTTGTTTCCACTgtagaaaacacaaagaaaaggagttggttattcttttatttttcattactAGTTATTAGTTCTTGTGTTAGCTAATCTTCGTTATTATTTGGTTTagacttttatttttatataaaaagGATGCATTTTGTCTtcacccataaagatccaaacatccagcatcaaccaaaaccatctactgatctaaactgtttaatacctgttgatccactaatcctatcaatacatgtaattaattgatgtaaaatacagtttgtcatcttttcatggtcatcagatatgacccatttggacattcagaggctccatagttaccatggaaaccgtcatcttctgcaacactgattcactaatgaagtccatggagtttgattaatgacacttgttgtagacacttggtttatgttcagttaatgatagatttgactgaaaatgtcactttttttcagttttctctgttttgatataataaccctcaactttattttgagcttttatgcacatctacatgatcaatgaattaaatatgggaaaatatatgattttcactgaaaaaacacaaagtgaagaagataatattacaataaatggtgataaatcactgaagaaagttTCAATAGAGAGACATGTTCATTTGGGAATTATCATCGAATAAGCACTGAGACTTCATGggttaaatgaaggaaaatacctcattttcatcgaaaaaacacaaaatacagaggataatattataataaatggtaataaatcacttttggTTGGTTAAATATAACGAAACATTCATTTGCATGGCAAAACCAaaatcataccaagtgtattttttctctttctagtcaaaatatctcatcacacttaaaattagacataatcacctaaagagtaacttttcagtgagatataaagactAATTTTTAGACCAAagttctggaaaatcttatttcaagaaatcttactgggataattttcacttgttccattggcagattttttttttttttttttttgcttaattcaagcaaatgcCAATGgtacaagtaaaaattatcttggtaagaattcttgaaataagattttcaagatctgtttcctcaaaataagttctaatatctCGCTTACAAGTAACtctttatgtcttattttaagtgtgatgagatattttgactagaaaagagaaaaatatacttggtgacattttgatttttgcagtgtgggagCTGACACCAAAGTAACACTGTGGCCTTATGGGTTAGATCCAGTCCATGTTCTGGACTCACCGCTTGAACGGCGCAGCAGAGGATCTTGTCGCTCTGCTGTGCTACTTGCCCACTGCAGCACACGCTGAACCAGGACTCCAGGTGATTGATGGCTTTTCCACGGCGGATGAAGTGGCTGGCACCTGAGCGTGGGAAGTAGCTGGCTGTGTATCTGGGACGACCATGACTGGAATGACAAATGGCCGCCAGGTTTTGAGGAGTGGGACAGGCAGGTGGGAAGGGGACGTCCGGCTCATTCAAGGAGTTTCTTCTAGTTTCTGTGAAAACAGGTAGAGAAGGTAAAATCACTGGAGTTGGTAGAgccaaaagaataaaaaaaaaaaacaggcaattaccTCCCAGATCGGCACTGTGAAGAGTCAGCAGTGTCATCATCCAAAGTCCTGTGAGACTTCCAGTGGAAATCATGGCTGTGTTTAGGAACTGGAAAGGCAGTCAAGTTGTTTCCTCTCTGTCAAGTTGACTTCAGATAATATGAGTGAATCACAGCTGGTTTATATGGAGTAAGACAGAGGAGTGGGTGTGTGGGAGTGAAATGTCTGGATGTTATTTGTGGGTGGAAGTGGGATGTGTGGTCAAGAGTGACGAGTAACATGACGTAAAGAGCTGTTCAGATAAAAACGACATGACTCTGACCTTGAGTGATATCTGCTGTACACACCAtgaaaaaacatcaacaacatgaacaacaacATATAGAATACAGAATAAATGGCATGGACAGGAATAAATGTGTGGTATGTAGTATATAAAACTATAAACCATAGAAAATATGATGTATATTAACGTAGAGCAATAAAATACTCAGTTGAATTAGATGATTAGTTAAAAAAATATCTTTGGACTggagatgaacaaaataattacacACAAAATATAATATTGAATATAATATTAAACCTGtaaacactggactggactgttggATGTAGTATATATTATACTATACATCCACTATACTCTATATTACACAGGGTACTAGTACTTTTACTGCATTGATCTGGTTAATTGTGCAGTTCTACTTGACTTGAGTTTATATATTTAAGTATAAGACAAGGGGATTGGAGGTGTTTTGCTCATATAACTATAATTTCTGGCTTAAAAGTGTTTAAAtttacactgtttttattgttgcaATGCTTTGTACTaagttattttaacccataaagaccccgcgCTACTTTGGAggccgttcccaaatgaatttttctctatatttaacaattTTTTAGTGATTTAAGTGCCctttttcaggcatgtaaatggaactattgtgctatTCTTCTGTctgagattgttatgattgttgatatttgtattattatgtatgttttgcttgtttgcatatactgtatgttaaatttcattgcatgttcggaataaatcactaaatcaaatcatttatcaccatttattataatattatcctctgtattttgcatttttcaatgttaatcatgtattttcatatatttaattcactgat
This DNA window, taken from Sphaeramia orbicularis chromosome 11, fSphaOr1.1, whole genome shotgun sequence, encodes the following:
- the ecm1a gene encoding extracellular matrix protein 1 — its product is MISTGSLTGLWMMTLLTLHSADLGETRRNSLNEPDVPFPPACPTPQNLAAICHSSHGRPRYTASYFPRSGASHFIRRGKAINHLESWFSVCCSGQVAQQSDKILCCAVQAWKQALSQFCQEEYSTMSPAYECCQKSGNEKWICFNSDLPNPHYSPTPGYTAPTVPPQPGFTFNPQDC